One genomic region from Pseudoduganella lutea encodes:
- a CDS encoding penicillin-binding transpeptidase domain-containing protein, giving the protein MAQPSTASFREFAEHRHRAWRRAGNLRGPRTVPWTPVLVAAFVLLGAAVLGVNAQRLGAMAPATPAGADALRAAAALQPIVPGATFDVAATPGVVLLPRPGGGIAVASRMQPGPPVRIDLCPAGQPLRVRLGYRFADVARWERAAGPALAVRNVLLVAPASATTVAMPKVQLAGNAGLPLQLAWTGGPARWLGDGGEGIVHGAAGKAALRDEGWLAWPGGALQLVRRPGAACAGAGELVARLYAPAPGRDAAQHGRAQVTAFGAHGASATAWLAPGRYTVPATPAPVLEDESLFTALQARGLLRLGDDGAILLAPQDLPAWRAAPARQRATDLGAWRHVAIDDTALKLLRRLYRQADGSYLRQQVALYNSERILLAWRTRNDDAYRWHADGPVTDAAPPQAARLFAALPQGWQPWTRLASMPDGAAMGRLSLDLPQPATGRGTVTLLLAGHLARVDGATVEARAACDGRACAAPDDVRHLRLQPHPGARRIVLTVAPLDARALERPGDRQYRHLRVVANRIVWQPLPLTSPHPVPAAAAAAPGSAGPMLVADRNGTPLWAGDSATAGATTAGLAPLLGLAADHETGIAGMLARAGQGGARARLSLDLPLQALAQRVLDCVAQRRGAWRDGRCEGGMPVPPRRRAGFVVLDAENGDILAAAGAGQPRVDAGNWLEARALDRANPAGSPLRLPAWQHDGGAHHSPGSTFKVVSALGLELAARDDRQLDALLAGLPLPAINALARGRGFDFATGAATYPAAGQGATVTNYREQGIDRRAQGGRLGLAQALAHSLNTWFAWTGELSDRTLFGRAEGGAPAVQPLEAGALDGARPILAAARRLGFERPLRLDGGLLPPDFRWNDYDVLQATPARIDPIHTRHELRQMSIGLRMQATPLQMALAAAAIGQGATVAPRLLLELDGHAAAPPSAEKLDVRLDRLRAGMKGVIDAGTAAGAFHGLPRSVRGGLYGKTGTAPTGDDTATVWFTGWLEPGSLPGQRHRLAFAAYASHSGGTGGDHAAPAVAALLGALAGRDGGKR; this is encoded by the coding sequence ATGGCCCAACCGTCAACCGCATCGTTCAGGGAATTTGCCGAGCATCGCCACCGCGCGTGGCGCCGTGCCGGGAACCTGCGCGGCCCCCGCACGGTACCGTGGACGCCTGTCCTGGTGGCGGCGTTCGTGCTGCTGGGTGCCGCGGTGCTGGGTGTGAACGCCCAGCGGCTGGGCGCGATGGCGCCAGCGACGCCGGCGGGCGCCGATGCGCTGCGCGCGGCGGCGGCGCTGCAACCCATCGTGCCCGGCGCGACATTCGACGTGGCGGCCACGCCCGGCGTCGTCCTGCTGCCGCGGCCGGGCGGCGGAATTGCTGTCGCGAGCCGCATGCAGCCGGGGCCCCCGGTGCGGATCGACCTGTGTCCAGCGGGCCAACCGCTGCGGGTACGGCTGGGATATCGTTTCGCCGACGTGGCGCGCTGGGAGCGCGCCGCCGGCCCGGCCCTGGCGGTGCGCAACGTATTGCTGGTGGCGCCGGCATCGGCAACGACGGTGGCGATGCCGAAAGTGCAACTGGCCGGCAATGCGGGCCTGCCGCTGCAACTGGCATGGACGGGCGGGCCGGCGCGATGGCTCGGCGATGGCGGCGAAGGCATCGTCCACGGTGCGGCCGGCAAGGCGGCGCTGCGCGACGAGGGCTGGCTGGCCTGGCCCGGCGGCGCCTTGCAGCTGGTGCGCCGGCCGGGCGCCGCATGTGCCGGCGCCGGCGAACTGGTGGCGCGCCTGTATGCGCCCGCTCCCGGGCGTGACGCTGCGCAGCACGGCAGGGCGCAAGTCACCGCGTTCGGCGCGCATGGCGCCAGCGCCACGGCATGGCTGGCGCCCGGCCGCTATACGGTGCCCGCCACGCCGGCGCCGGTGCTGGAAGACGAATCGCTGTTTACGGCATTGCAGGCCCGCGGCCTTCTTCGGCTCGGGGACGATGGCGCCATCCTGCTGGCACCGCAGGATCTGCCGGCGTGGCGCGCGGCGCCCGCGCGGCAGCGCGCGACCGACCTCGGCGCGTGGCGCCACGTGGCCATCGACGACACGGCATTGAAGCTGCTGCGCCGCCTGTACCGCCAGGCGGACGGCAGTTACCTGCGCCAGCAGGTCGCGCTGTACAACAGCGAGCGCATCCTGCTGGCCTGGCGCACGCGCAACGACGATGCGTACCGCTGGCACGCCGACGGTCCGGTGACGGACGCCGCGCCGCCACAGGCAGCCCGCCTGTTTGCCGCGCTGCCGCAGGGCTGGCAGCCATGGACACGGCTCGCATCGATGCCGGACGGTGCCGCCATGGGCCGCCTGTCGCTGGACCTGCCGCAGCCGGCGACCGGCCGCGGGACGGTGACCTTGCTGCTGGCGGGGCACCTGGCCCGGGTGGACGGTGCCACGGTCGAAGCGCGCGCCGCCTGCGACGGGCGCGCCTGCGCGGCGCCGGACGATGTTCGGCACCTGCGCCTGCAGCCGCATCCGGGGGCGCGGCGCATCGTGCTGACGGTGGCGCCCCTCGATGCGCGCGCACTGGAACGGCCGGGCGATCGCCAGTACCGGCACCTGCGCGTCGTGGCGAACCGCATTGTCTGGCAACCGCTGCCGCTGACGTCGCCGCATCCGGTGCCGGCGGCAGCGGCAGCGGCGCCCGGCAGCGCGGGCCCGATGCTGGTCGCCGACCGCAACGGCACGCCGCTGTGGGCGGGCGACTCGGCCACTGCTGGCGCCACGACGGCCGGCCTGGCCCCGCTGCTGGGGCTTGCGGCGGACCATGAAACAGGCATCGCCGGCATGCTGGCGCGGGCGGGCCAGGGCGGCGCCCGCGCGCGCCTGTCGCTCGACCTGCCGCTGCAGGCACTGGCGCAGCGGGTGCTCGACTGCGTGGCCCAGCGCCGGGGCGCGTGGCGGGATGGCCGCTGCGAAGGCGGCATGCCGGTACCGCCGCGGCGGCGGGCCGGCTTCGTCGTGCTCGATGCGGAAAACGGCGACATCCTGGCCGCCGCCGGCGCAGGCCAGCCCCGCGTGGACGCCGGCAACTGGCTGGAGGCGCGCGCGCTGGACCGTGCCAATCCGGCCGGCAGCCCGCTGCGCCTGCCCGCATGGCAGCACGACGGCGGCGCCCACCACAGCCCCGGTTCCACGTTCAAGGTCGTCAGCGCGCTGGGCCTGGAACTGGCTGCCCGCGATGACCGCCAGCTCGATGCCTTGCTGGCCGGCCTGCCGCTGCCGGCCATCAACGCGCTGGCGCGCGGGCGCGGCTTCGATTTCGCCACGGGCGCCGCCACGTATCCGGCCGCCGGGCAGGGCGCCACGGTGACGAACTACCGCGAACAGGGCATCGACCGCCGCGCACAGGGCGGGCGGCTCGGCCTGGCCCAGGCGCTGGCCCATAGCCTGAACACGTGGTTCGCCTGGACGGGCGAACTGTCCGACCGCACGCTCTTCGGCCGCGCCGAAGGCGGCGCGCCGGCCGTCCAGCCGCTCGAAGCGGGGGCGCTCGATGGCGCCCGGCCAATCCTGGCCGCGGCGCGCCGGCTCGGCTTCGAACGCCCGCTGCGGCTCGATGGCGGGCTGCTGCCGCCGGATTTCCGCTGGAACGACTACGATGTCCTGCAGGCCACGCCGGCGCGCATCGACCCGATCCACACGCGCCACGAGTTGCGCCAGATGAGCATCGGCTTGCGGATGCAGGCGACGCCGCTGCAGATGGCGCTGGCGGCGGCCGCGATCGGGCAGGGCGCCACGGTCGCGCCGCGGCTGCTGCTGGAACTGGACGGGCATGCCGCCGCGCCGCCCTCCGCCGAAAAGCTCGACGTGCGGCTCGACCGGCTCCGCGCCGGCATGAAGGGCGTGATCGATGCCGGTACGGCGGCCGGCGCGTTCCACGGCTTGCCACGGTCCGTGCGCGGCGGCCTGTATGGCAAGACGGGCACCGCCCCCACGGGGGACGACACGGCCACGGTCTGGTTCACGGGCTGGCTGGAACCGGGTAGCCTGCCGGGCCAGCGCCACCGGCTTGCCTTTGCCGCCTACGCCAGCCATTCGGGCGGCACGGGCGGCGATCACGCGGCGCCGGCCGTGGCCGCGCTGCTGGGCGCACTGGCCGGCCGGGACGGAGGGAAACGGTAA